A window from Tindallia magadiensis encodes these proteins:
- a CDS encoding sulfotransferase family protein has protein sequence MQKTFDSQPIFIGGDGRSGTTLLSVILDSHPELAVGPELHFNGPENLGEYVEDCLELLIAEDPRVFGKGLKENKHYKLGTQFAKRCHRFGLEFDELRELIINLKNQTNISFAKFEERCVLVNAIGEKIANKRRKKTWGIKIMREIKGLSKYGKIWPNAHFIHIIRDGRDVTASQMKEHETWGYGDVQEAAKSWVSIIEKARKNGRAYNYYEIKYEDIVLRPEDTLKQLMKEMSLPWDDALLKHNEIDHSIYKNPYNHASIDSIVKPINESAVGRHKRDLTIEQIQAFNKIARKMLKELRYEVE, from the coding sequence ATGCAAAAAACATTTGATTCACAACCAATATTTATAGGGGGAGATGGCAGATCTGGAACCACATTACTTAGTGTTATTTTGGATTCTCACCCTGAACTGGCGGTTGGACCAGAACTTCACTTTAACGGGCCGGAAAACTTGGGGGAGTATGTGGAGGACTGCCTGGAGCTTTTAATAGCAGAAGATCCGAGGGTTTTCGGCAAAGGATTAAAAGAAAACAAACACTATAAGCTGGGCACTCAATTTGCCAAAAGATGCCATCGGTTTGGATTGGAATTTGATGAACTTAGAGAATTGATTATCAATTTAAAAAATCAAACCAATATCTCTTTTGCAAAATTTGAAGAAAGATGTGTTTTAGTGAATGCAATTGGCGAAAAGATCGCTAACAAACGAAGGAAAAAAACTTGGGGAATTAAAATAATGCGTGAAATTAAAGGTTTAAGCAAATATGGGAAAATATGGCCAAACGCACATTTCATTCATATTATCAGAGATGGTCGTGATGTGACGGCTTCTCAAATGAAAGAGCATGAAACGTGGGGTTATGGAGACGTTCAGGAAGCGGCAAAAAGCTGGGTAAGTATCATCGAAAAAGCAAGAAAAAATGGAAGAGCATATAACTACTATGAAATTAAGTATGAAGATATTGTGCTACGTCCTGAAGATACACTTAAGCAGTTAATGAAAGAAATGAGTTTACCTTGGGACGACGCACTGTTGAAGCACAACGAGATTGACCACTCAATTTACAAAAATCCCTATAATCATGCGAGTATTGACTCGATCGTAAAACCGATTAATGAATCGGCGGTGGGCCGGCATAAGAGAGATCTTACGATCGAACAAATACAAGCATTCAATAAAATAGCTCGTAAGATGTTAAAGGAGCTTCGGTATGAAGTCGAATGA